A genomic stretch from Sulfurimonas sediminis includes:
- a CDS encoding tetratricopeptide repeat protein, with the protein MHNFDDLQKRCKIYTIKKNLKYLLILILFLVLILYAYNLTDVKASKKNNENKTITGSHLIKKPAVKKEAKKTTITKEKKHPVVIKESKKLETKAKKYSLQFLVASPRYINRIKKEKKYLETLGFSNCRLQQSAVYIHLTCNESDTLQDLDPYIELAQRKKLDYVIRTQNNDALQQGTVPKKKEKVKKSVPPVQIQKTPQQTALPMIKVQNADTQELQKRFAQTPNYAVALVIARNYYEEGNYKKAIVWAKKANQLNKSDAGSWIIYAKSLYALHQDAKAKQLLHIYLQYENSDAAQSLLKQWEHTQ; encoded by the coding sequence ATGCATAATTTTGATGACCTTCAAAAACGTTGTAAAATATATACAATCAAAAAAAATTTGAAATATCTGTTGATTTTGATTCTTTTTTTAGTCCTGATTCTTTATGCTTACAACCTCACTGATGTAAAAGCAAGCAAAAAAAACAATGAAAACAAAACCATAACAGGCAGCCACCTTATAAAAAAGCCGGCAGTAAAAAAAGAAGCAAAAAAAACAACAATTACAAAAGAAAAAAAACACCCTGTTGTCATAAAAGAGTCAAAAAAACTTGAAACAAAAGCAAAAAAATACTCTTTACAGTTTTTAGTGGCATCTCCACGATACATAAACAGAATCAAAAAAGAAAAAAAATATCTGGAGACTCTTGGTTTTAGTAATTGCAGACTGCAGCAATCTGCTGTTTACATACATCTTACATGTAATGAATCAGACACGCTCCAAGACCTTGATCCCTATATAGAACTGGCACAAAGAAAAAAGCTCGACTATGTTATCCGGACACAAAACAATGATGCCCTACAGCAAGGAACAGTGCCAAAAAAGAAAGAAAAAGTCAAAAAATCAGTTCCGCCGGTACAAATACAAAAAACACCACAACAAACTGCACTCCCGATGATCAAAGTACAAAATGCAGATACACAGGAGCTTCAAAAGAGATTTGCACAGACTCCAAATTATGCCGTAGCGCTTGTTATTGCACGCAATTATTACGAAGAAGGCAACTACAAAAAAGCGATAGTTTGGGCAAAAAAAGCAAACCAGCTTAACAAAAGTGATGCAGGGTCCTGGATTATTTATGCAAAATCTTTGTATGCACTGCATCAGGATGCCAAGGCAAAGCAATTGTTACATATATATTTACAGTATGAAAATTCGGATGCAGCGCAAAGTCTGTTGAAACAATGGGAGCACACGCAATGA
- a CDS encoding type II secretion system protein, which produces MRTQAYTLIELIFVIVIIGILSGVGFYYFKPHYLQNDRDFLELQLNTVRYEGINYDKRSPSGNMDYSIGCIAQSDFFTSRTTIDQHYKIHATFTLTPNENILCFDTLGRLHNGTDGNKTTQNSLLANDIVITLSYNNEEKNITIDHFSGDLR; this is translated from the coding sequence ATGAGAACACAGGCATATACACTTATAGAACTGATTTTTGTCATTGTCATTATCGGCATCCTCTCAGGTGTCGGATTTTACTACTTTAAACCGCATTATCTGCAAAATGACCGTGATTTTTTAGAACTTCAACTCAACACAGTGCGATATGAAGGGATCAATTATGACAAAAGAAGTCCTTCGGGAAATATGGATTATTCCATCGGATGCATTGCGCAAAGTGATTTTTTCACATCAAGGACAACCATTGACCAACATTATAAGATACATGCTACTTTTACATTGACACCCAATGAAAACATTCTCTGTTTTGATACACTCGGACGCCTGCACAATGGAACTGATGGCAACAAAACAACACAGAACTCACTATTGGCCAATGATATTGTGATAACATTAAGTTACAACAATGAAGAAAAAAACATTACAATTGACCACTTCAGCGGCGACTTAAGGTAA
- a CDS encoding type II secretion system protein encodes MKKAFTLIELIFSMVIIAIAFSVLPKILQLSIKSSTTSLKEEAMFNAVAYVGLIKSTAWDEENTKIDDILLVTAGNSVYNCDQTTGYRTGGMKGSRNCFGKKYASVLGSDSNDLDDMDDFITLNAKNSSSSRDYNLSVTENYIDDITLSATQYTITYPPNATDTTNTKLITVTVQANKKGNVLGNSFVKIPFIAQNIGQIKVNRRVWQ; translated from the coding sequence ATGAAAAAAGCGTTTACACTTATAGAACTTATCTTCTCTATGGTTATCATCGCCATTGCTTTTTCCGTACTGCCTAAGATACTGCAACTCTCCATCAAGTCATCCACAACAAGCTTAAAAGAAGAAGCCATGTTTAACGCCGTAGCCTATGTCGGGCTCATCAAATCTACTGCTTGGGATGAAGAAAACACAAAAATTGATGATATATTGCTTGTCACTGCCGGCAACAGTGTCTATAACTGCGATCAAACAACAGGGTACAGAACAGGTGGTATGAAAGGCTCGCGGAACTGCTTTGGCAAAAAATATGCTTCTGTACTTGGCAGCGACAGCAATGATTTGGACGATATGGATGATTTTATCACGCTCAATGCAAAAAATTCCAGCAGTTCACGTGACTATAACCTCAGTGTAACGGAAAACTATATAGATGATATTACACTCAGTGCAACCCAGTACACAATTACCTATCCTCCCAATGCCACCGATACTACCAATACAAAACTTATAACAGTGACAGTACAGGCAAATAAAAAAGGAAATGTTTTAGGCAATAGCTTCGTAAAAATTCCTTTTATTGCCCAAAATATCGGGCAAATCAAAGTAAACAGAAGAGTATGGCAATGA
- a CDS encoding type II secretion system protein GspD, which translates to MKTLLLLFLAHTLFGATVCQNQLFSLSAYKQKQKSAIEVASILKELSATCKLSVVFNDDVSKKMLHKKLDYVNINNYTFEQFLDFLFNEANLFYTYEPTKNTLEVQYLKTKTFNIDYIYLSELSSESSKSITTGAAGNANATGNSGGAGGGAGGFGGGGFGGGGGAGGNNRGQNSGNSSSNDYTIIRSKSKFTFWDNLYSNILKLFHKKENVRIFINKDASLLTITTTKKNLEKVERYLNVLLKKMHKQVAIEAKIIELTYDDSSSTGIDWSKLDLSLSGSITNDPGTVETTLLNRPSYSLAYSFSTTKFLKYLKTYGDIKVLSNPKVVTMNNQPAVINVGEQLSYKFQTGSVTTTGGTAAGTNTFSVGSTFIGVTLYVIPEVSENNEIIMKINPVVSKLADNTSTTSTASSATREIPPDTKIKQMTSIVRIKNNEKIVIGGLVSITKGGTSVKVPLLGDIPLFGSLFNYKEKIKQKTEMFIIIQPHVVTTKAMPSLRDIDLKDPFFQSTFDKNVTNG; encoded by the coding sequence ATGAAAACACTACTTTTACTGTTCCTCGCACATACCCTGTTTGGAGCCACTGTTTGTCAAAACCAACTCTTCTCACTCAGTGCCTACAAACAAAAACAAAAAAGTGCTATAGAAGTCGCTTCTATTTTAAAAGAGTTAAGTGCTACATGTAAACTCTCTGTTGTATTCAATGATGACGTATCCAAAAAAATGCTTCATAAAAAACTGGATTATGTCAATATTAATAACTATACTTTTGAACAGTTTTTAGACTTTCTGTTTAACGAGGCAAATCTTTTTTATACCTATGAGCCTACAAAAAACACCCTGGAAGTACAATACCTAAAAACTAAAACCTTCAACATAGACTATATATATTTGAGTGAACTGAGCAGTGAAAGCAGCAAGTCTATCACGACTGGTGCAGCAGGAAATGCAAACGCTACCGGAAACAGCGGAGGAGCCGGCGGAGGAGCTGGTGGCTTTGGCGGCGGTGGCTTTGGCGGCGGCGGTGGTGCCGGTGGAAACAACAGAGGACAAAACAGCGGAAATTCATCCTCAAACGATTATACCATCATCCGTTCAAAATCAAAATTTACTTTTTGGGACAACCTGTACAGCAATATTTTAAAGCTCTTTCACAAAAAAGAGAATGTAAGAATTTTCATTAACAAAGATGCCTCTCTTTTAACCATCACCACGACAAAAAAGAACCTGGAAAAGGTAGAGAGATACCTTAATGTTTTACTGAAAAAAATGCACAAGCAGGTTGCTATAGAAGCCAAAATCATAGAGCTCACCTATGACGACAGTTCCTCTACAGGAATTGATTGGAGTAAGCTTGATTTGTCTTTAAGCGGAAGCATCACTAATGACCCGGGGACTGTTGAAACAACGCTTTTAAACAGACCATCATACAGTCTGGCTTACAGTTTTTCAACAACAAAATTTTTAAAATATTTAAAAACATACGGAGACATCAAGGTCCTCTCCAACCCAAAAGTTGTCACAATGAACAACCAGCCTGCTGTTATCAATGTAGGAGAGCAACTCTCTTACAAATTCCAAACAGGTTCCGTGACAACAACAGGAGGCACAGCGGCCGGAACCAATACTTTTTCTGTTGGTTCTACCTTTATAGGTGTTACGCTTTATGTTATTCCAGAAGTCAGCGAAAACAATGAAATCATCATGAAAATAAACCCTGTGGTTTCCAAGCTCGCTGACAACACCTCCACAACAAGTACCGCTTCAAGTGCTACACGGGAGATTCCGCCTGATACAAAAATAAAACAGATGACCTCTATTGTGCGTATAAAAAACAATGAAAAAATAGTCATTGGCGGGCTTGTCAGCATCACAAAAGGTGGAACTTCTGTAAAAGTACCTCTTTTGGGAGATATCCCTTTGTTTGGGTCTCTTTTTAACTATAAAGAGAAGATAAAACAAAAAACAGAGATGTTTATTATCATACAGCCCCATGTTGTGACTACAAAAGCTATGCCGTCACTCAGAGACATTGATTTAAAAGACCCATTTTTTCAATCAACTTTTGACAAAAATGTCACAAATGGGTAG
- a CDS encoding GspE/PulE family protein yields the protein MINKKIRLGDLLIEKGYITQEQLESALAKQKELNFTKKLGEIFIDEGYISQKELLKMLATQLKIDFVDLFGEKIDFEKIVARYPINLLKVAHAIPFKEDEDFIYIATSDPLNYDALENLERSISIKPMKISLAYEDDINVIFKRIETLKKTKVLIDEVKKELQTEGLKKEGEDSAVMRLIRLLISDAIAKRASDIHIEPEDNDRMIVRSRIDGVLFENFIFDMEIYHAISSRIKLLGNIDISEKRVPQDGRFSLNLLEKAYDFRLSTTPTIFGESIVMRILDREKVLLKLEDLGFADENLQAFNDLISSPHGILLITGPTGSGKTTTLYAALNEIKSISNKVMTAEDPVEYRLPLVQQIQVNEKTGLTFARAIKSFLRQDPDIILIGEIRDSETLDAASQAALTGHLVLSTLHTNDAPGAIPRMVQMGLKPYLISDSLIGVVGQRLVRKICPYCKHEVKIQKSQLPKVEKYIQPDAVVYEGKGCSKCDFTGYFNRTMISEVFVLDEDTAKLISENANKIALAEYAQKQGKYKPMIYDGMNKVLKGITTIAEVLRVTKEH from the coding sequence ATGATAAATAAAAAAATCAGACTCGGTGACCTGCTGATTGAAAAAGGTTATATAACCCAAGAGCAGCTTGAATCTGCTCTGGCAAAACAAAAAGAGCTTAACTTTACAAAAAAACTCGGTGAAATTTTTATTGACGAGGGATATATTTCACAAAAAGAACTGCTCAAGATGCTTGCGACACAACTCAAAATTGATTTTGTCGACCTTTTTGGCGAAAAAATTGATTTTGAAAAAATTGTTGCAAGATACCCGATAAATTTGCTAAAAGTCGCCCATGCCATTCCTTTTAAAGAGGATGAGGACTTCATCTATATAGCAACCAGTGACCCTCTCAACTATGATGCTTTGGAAAATTTAGAAAGAAGCATATCCATTAAACCGATGAAAATTTCTTTGGCCTACGAAGATGACATTAATGTTATTTTCAAAAGGATAGAGACGCTTAAAAAAACAAAAGTCCTTATAGATGAAGTAAAAAAAGAGTTACAGACAGAGGGATTAAAAAAAGAGGGAGAAGACAGTGCGGTCATGCGGCTTATTCGACTGCTCATCAGCGATGCTATTGCAAAAAGAGCCAGTGACATTCACATAGAACCCGAAGATAATGATCGAATGATAGTACGCTCCCGTATAGACGGTGTTTTGTTTGAAAACTTCATCTTTGATATGGAAATTTATCATGCTATCTCTTCTCGTATAAAACTTTTAGGCAATATAGATATATCCGAAAAACGAGTTCCTCAAGATGGAAGATTTTCACTCAATCTTCTTGAAAAAGCCTATGATTTTAGACTCTCTACCACGCCGACTATCTTTGGCGAATCTATCGTTATGAGGATCCTTGACAGAGAAAAAGTTCTTTTAAAACTCGAAGATTTGGGCTTTGCAGATGAAAACCTTCAAGCATTTAATGATTTAATCAGTTCTCCTCATGGTATTTTACTCATTACTGGACCTACAGGTTCTGGTAAAACAACAACCCTCTATGCAGCACTTAATGAGATAAAAAGCATCTCCAACAAGGTAATGACAGCAGAAGATCCGGTTGAGTACAGACTCCCTCTTGTACAACAAATCCAGGTAAACGAAAAAACAGGGCTCACTTTTGCAAGAGCAATAAAATCTTTTTTACGCCAGGATCCCGATATTATACTCATCGGGGAGATTCGTGACAGTGAAACCCTTGATGCCGCCTCGCAGGCTGCTCTTACAGGACACCTCGTACTCTCAACTTTACATACAAACGATGCTCCGGGAGCCATTCCAAGAATGGTACAAATGGGGTTAAAACCCTACCTGATTTCAGATTCTCTGATCGGTGTTGTAGGACAGCGTCTTGTAAGAAAGATTTGTCCATACTGCAAGCATGAGGTAAAAATACAAAAATCCCAACTTCCTAAAGTAGAAAAATACATTCAACCCGACGCTGTGGTATATGAGGGAAAAGGGTGTTCAAAATGTGACTTTACAGGCTACTTTAACAGAACAATGATTTCCGAAGTTTTTGTTCTTGATGAAGATACCGCAAAACTGATATCTGAAAATGCAAACAAAATAGCTTTGGCTGAATATGCCCAAAAACAAGGAAAATACAAGCCTATGATTTATGACGGAATGAACAAAGTACTCAAAGGAATAACAACTATTGCCGAAGTGCTGCGTGTAACCAAGGAACACTAG
- a CDS encoding type II secretion system protein, whose translation MRRAATLIEMIFVLVIISFLATGSFKAMQAILVREYKAKQLTNLSLESQIVVNQISNYLTQRIVYSTIGYNPNDGSFEYIGDLTSSKPVLEWLGRANDLYLEKKYSGFFDMASKTGTKVASYGIDGTAIDTNTIALIFAGSFDRSQSDSANIASSFGWHESSRDDTYDITISDQNISLDNPVPQFLYEKYFLVESAYAIARGEDIDQNATCITDLGLKSKDVNSTLFLFSNYRPWKQETFCADKQGNSKVGNVSVLMQNIDGFNFSEVDYTIRILLDVNKSIRGAHPVHFSKMKVVF comes from the coding sequence ATGAGAAGAGCGGCAACCCTCATAGAGATGATATTTGTCCTTGTCATTATTTCTTTTTTGGCTACGGGTTCTTTCAAAGCGATGCAGGCGATTTTGGTGCGTGAGTATAAAGCAAAACAACTGACGAACCTCTCTTTGGAATCGCAGATTGTCGTCAACCAAATCAGCAATTATTTAACCCAGCGCATCGTCTACAGCACCATTGGGTACAACCCAAATGACGGCAGTTTTGAATATATAGGCGATTTGACAAGCTCCAAACCTGTTTTAGAGTGGCTAGGCAGAGCCAATGATTTGTATCTTGAAAAAAAATACAGCGGTTTTTTTGACATGGCAAGCAAAACCGGGACAAAAGTCGCTTCATACGGTATAGACGGTACAGCCATAGATACAAACACCATTGCACTTATATTTGCAGGAAGTTTTGACCGTTCGCAAAGTGACAGTGCAAATATAGCTTCGAGTTTCGGCTGGCATGAAAGCAGCAGAGATGACACCTATGATATCACAATAAGTGATCAAAATATCTCCCTTGACAATCCTGTCCCGCAATTTCTGTATGAAAAATATTTTTTGGTTGAGAGCGCTTATGCAATTGCAAGAGGAGAAGATATCGACCAAAATGCCACCTGTATCACAGATCTTGGCTTAAAGAGTAAGGATGTCAACAGCACTCTTTTTCTCTTTTCAAACTACAGACCGTGGAAACAAGAAACATTTTGTGCCGACAAACAGGGCAACTCGAAAGTGGGAAATGTCTCTGTCTTGATGCAAAACATAGACGGTTTCAACTTCAGTGAAGTCGATTATACAATACGCATTCTTTTGGATGTCAACAAATCCATTCGTGGCGCCCACCCGGTGCATTTTTCTAAAATGAAGGTGGTATTTTAA
- a CDS encoding ATP-binding protein translates to MNYLELAQCFEEQNSSEHYHLNSEVLHIKNTIESILSNNTKQLLFLTGEPGVGKSAFLNYIEEQFSYDIIKFDIPFLEPIDFVKILIQKTQTEVANYSLEELIKQVISLYQNSNYIVVLDEAQLLSKDMIEIIRILADSKAFWFILAMHEHESQKILNEPQFASRPHKVLKLQNISIGESKEYIFTELENKNATMLANEIIKKHIKTIHKLSKGNMRVLKKLLYTSFLLIDYAQKNDKERYKNFNKCILTMAAIDNGVINA, encoded by the coding sequence ATGAATTATCTAGAACTTGCCCAGTGTTTTGAAGAACAAAACAGTTCTGAGCACTACCATTTAAACAGTGAAGTGCTTCATATAAAAAACACGATAGAAAGCATCTTGAGCAACAACACAAAGCAGCTGCTCTTTTTGACAGGAGAACCAGGTGTCGGAAAAAGTGCTTTTTTGAATTACATCGAGGAGCAATTTTCTTATGACATTATCAAATTTGATATTCCTTTTTTAGAACCTATAGATTTTGTAAAAATTTTAATTCAAAAAACGCAAACAGAAGTTGCCAACTACTCCCTCGAAGAGCTCATCAAACAGGTAATCTCTTTATACCAGAATTCAAACTATATCGTAGTGCTTGATGAAGCACAGCTGCTCTCTAAAGATATGATTGAAATCATTCGGATTCTGGCAGACTCCAAAGCATTCTGGTTTATTCTCGCTATGCATGAGCATGAGTCACAAAAAATACTCAATGAACCGCAGTTTGCTTCAAGACCGCATAAAGTCCTTAAGTTACAAAATATCTCTATTGGGGAATCCAAAGAGTATATTTTTACAGAACTCGAAAATAAAAATGCCACTATGCTTGCCAATGAAATTATAAAAAAGCACATAAAAACTATACACAAACTGAGCAAAGGCAATATGCGTGTACTCAAAAAACTTCTCTATACCTCTTTTTTACTTATAGATTATGCACAGAAAAATGATAAAGAGCGCTACAAAAACTTTAACAAATGTATTCTCACGATGGCAGCAATTGATAATGGAGTAATCAATGCATAA